In a genomic window of Perognathus longimembris pacificus isolate PPM17 chromosome 21, ASM2315922v1, whole genome shotgun sequence:
- the Nkx6-3 gene encoding homeobox protein Nkx-6.3 translates to MESNLQGTFLLNNAPLAQFSEMKAPVCQYSVQNSFYKLSPPGLGPQLAAGTPHGITDILSRPVATPNSGLLSGYPHVASFGGLSSQGVYYGPQVGNFSKAGNEYPTRSRNCWADTGQDWRGGRPCSNTPDPLSDSIHKKKHTRPTFTGHQIFALEKTFEQTKYLAGPERARLAYSLGMTESQVKVWFQNRRTKWRKKSALEPSSSTPRAAGGAGAERAASENEDDEYNKPLDPDSDDEKIRLLLRKHRAAFSVLSLGAHSV, encoded by the exons ATGGAGTCCAATCTGCAGGGGACGTTCCTGCTGAACAACGCGCCGCTGGCCCAGTTCTCAGAGATGAAGGCCCCCGTGTGCCAGTACTCGGTGCAGAACTCCTTCTACAAGCTCAGCCCCCCAGGACTGGGCCCCCAGCTGGCTGCAGGGACCCCCCATGGCATCACAGACATCCTGAGCAGGCCTGTGGCCACGCCGAACAGTGGCCTTCTCTCTGGCTACCCCCATGTGGCAAGCTTTGGGGGGCTCAGCTCTCAGGGGGTCTACTACGGCCCCCAGGTGGGAAATTTTTCCAAGGCTGGGAATGAGTACCCCACTCGGAGCCGGAACTGCTGGGCGGACACAGGCCAGGACTGGCGAGGAGGGCGGCCATGCAGCAACA cCCCGGACCCCCTGAGTGACAGCATCCACAAGAAAAAGCACACCAGGCCCACCTTCACAGGACACCAGATCTTCGCCCTGGAGAAGACCTTTGAGCAGACCAAGTACTTGGCGGGCCCTGAGCGGGCAAGGCTGGCATACTCGCTGGGCATGACCGAGTCTCAGGTGAAG GTGTGGTTCCAGAACCGCAGGACCAAGTGGAGGAAGAAGAGCGCGCTGGAGCCCTCGTCGTCCACGCCGCgggccgcggggggcgcgggcgccGAGCGCGCCGCCTCCGAGAACGAGGACGACGAGTACAACAAGCCCCTGGACCCCGACTCCGACGACGAGAAGATCCGCCTGCTGCTCCGCAAGCACCGCGCCGCCTTCTCGGTGCTCAGCCTGGGCGCGCACAGCGTCtga